From Sulfurovum zhangzhouensis, one genomic window encodes:
- a CDS encoding M16 family metallopeptidase, protein MKQIIILLVLLQGVLMASSINEVKIKDSTVPIVYEGGDYVPIVSIQFVFTGAGHLSNTKDGIADMSAKLLNEGTRKDGSVGFATKLDARAVDIHSSVGRESFVIEVSALKSEFAYAIERLKELLKDPNYTQEAYEQIGRQKIGWLNQKRSDFDYISATALRAELFNGTPLARPYDGTFESIESITLHDLQTFIQTHIGYNNSCAVVGGDITLDEAKLYTQEVLSLLPKVDTKEIKPLQASDKRTTVYSNEETQQAYIYFGAPFYYSYKEKDQYKAKIAEYLLGGGGFGTRMMEEIRVKRGLTYGVYASLRRTKSVSYMSGYLQTKLSTQDEAIKLIQEVVDTFVAKGITEDELDKAKKFLVGSEPLRTETLSQRLSRAYNEFYYDRPLGFSKEQLKKLEAVTLEEINEFITSHKELSNITFSVVTKKEETKK, encoded by the coding sequence ATGAAACAAATCATTATATTATTAGTTTTACTGCAAGGAGTGTTGATGGCCTCGAGCATCAATGAAGTTAAGATAAAAGATAGCACAGTTCCTATCGTGTATGAGGGGGGTGATTATGTCCCTATTGTATCAATCCAATTTGTATTTACAGGAGCAGGACACCTGAGCAATACCAAAGACGGCATCGCCGATATGTCTGCAAAATTGCTTAATGAAGGGACAAGGAAAGACGGTTCGGTCGGTTTTGCTACGAAACTGGATGCACGTGCGGTAGATATCCATAGCAGTGTAGGGCGTGAGAGTTTTGTGATTGAAGTTTCTGCACTTAAAAGTGAGTTTGCTTACGCGATAGAGAGACTTAAAGAGCTACTCAAAGATCCGAACTATACTCAAGAAGCTTATGAGCAGATCGGGCGGCAGAAGATCGGTTGGCTCAATCAAAAGCGAAGTGATTTTGATTACATTTCTGCAACTGCTTTACGTGCAGAACTATTCAACGGTACTCCACTGGCAAGACCTTATGACGGAACGTTTGAAAGCATTGAAAGTATCACGCTACATGATCTTCAAACATTTATCCAAACGCATATCGGGTATAACAATTCCTGTGCGGTAGTGGGTGGGGATATCACTTTAGATGAAGCAAAGCTGTATACCCAGGAGGTTCTCAGTCTGCTTCCAAAAGTGGATACTAAAGAGATCAAGCCGCTTCAAGCCTCAGATAAACGAACCACTGTTTACAGTAATGAAGAGACGCAGCAAGCATATATCTATTTTGGTGCACCGTTTTACTACAGCTATAAAGAAAAGGACCAGTATAAAGCGAAAATCGCTGAGTACCTGCTTGGTGGTGGAGGATTTGGTACACGCATGATGGAGGAGATCCGTGTGAAACGTGGACTAACCTATGGTGTTTATGCTTCACTTAGACGTACGAAAAGCGTATCATATATGAGTGGATACCTGCAAACCAAACTTTCTACACAAGATGAGGCAATTAAGCTCATCCAGGAGGTAGTTGATACGTTTGTAGCTAAAGGAATTACTGAAGATGAGCTGGATAAAGCCAAAAAATTCCTTGTCGGAAGTGAGCCATTGCGTACAGAGACACTCTCTCAGAGGCTGAGCCGTGCTTATAACGAATTCTATTATGATAGGCCTTTAGGTTTCTCCAAAGAACAACTTAAGAAACTTGAGGCAGTAACATTGGAAGAGATAAATGAATTCATCACTTCGCATAAAGAACTTTCTAATATTACCTTCAGTGTTGTCACAAAAAAAGAAGAGACTAAAAAGTAA
- a CDS encoding DUF6701 domain-containing protein — protein MQYLAQTFKRFFFTLVSFRIVRQTIFSLFSSVLILFSGVLYAETEPNNSCITSDPILAFGIYTGSDIGSSSEGDRDYFSFDVPANGTLQVTVNNHTNKLLNYSALTSPLCPSSKVGYIGNNASKVFTIPSTLTGRYIIFLEGDSDNVANTYDISAVFTPNVPSVGNDLKVTKVANVQEALIYDPFYYTISVSNIGDQNVTDINLTDTLPDRMKANLDMINGLTTDWTCMDENNDTTGEVGGVITCTFDNVLRPGDVSIFNFHVRAPDKNGTIINTIEVNSSLPDVDPTNNIDTETTFITNEVGTAEHLCYTERTEILNSDYNASCEMKGNFYYGNDCEAYVLVREYNATTILSDIKVYKMYAPETKGGSCEYSATTSGGGSSGECNDITNVNDYGSYTEGYAVDINKNLVNNVQILLKDKKTYNTPRIDGIAMFGDYITELGFHHTGRIYECNGTSEGGVEITTKADLIDTPIDAGNALTYNMYTSDTDGSLKFIQTMTAGAPSRDVIGVHLSKEGVAIPYLTDTGIPYTIVPYMSNNTCSLALDNIIDPNSGQQLVIEVPSGFYSSQGQMIVPAEVSKISRMQLIFVDPNSLSIEGQNCLANSSTTGNFARLAQCVNSEVQYKTAFGQDAWDRCGMDGGKPCLSDNGGYADPGDPSFDPTTDGIYVNELGCYMCTFNIQPSCTTDNFAIRPDRMEIGMTDPDAPDLLRSAKPYSLSLTAKYPVDGIYPNGSSIPTSTVVSGYTVQSHNYNSDLDSDVIRYFKNGLPDTAGVLAGTSDVNITQLAFMVGGLSSLSPFGPTTTPGMPDESVSVKYTDVGTIELNIYDKEWAAIDNDDTPMDCNTSHAHTYICTYDQVTFIPDSFKVDNIVLRNHRDSNFTYLSNDLNMSAPTDVTISAINADGDVTQNFRQGSLFYENPVRVDLNVTEWNPALSNNHPLDNDLVIHDIPTEQLLGFGGDDANGTHNITWDESNTSQRLLFNYARDNNQPVNPFRVPESDVNISVASTYTSTTGNTAIITGNGVENDDRNATFYYGRAKSSQDFYDVEGTVATTPITMLVYCDQFPTCTFFPNTIQLTGQTDLSNWWLSLDHNVTLGDGNITLENPPTVALGSGTATVDTDVNIDTNAQDGTIQVVRTDSGSVSVTFDILLDVSTPTSTNSWVIYNADSPILPPDPFYKVRFTGESGWAGIGETGHVLDINASTTKTKRLNW, from the coding sequence ATGCAGTATCTAGCCCAAACTTTTAAAAGATTTTTTTTCACTTTGGTATCTTTTCGTATAGTCCGACAAACTATTTTTTCTTTATTCTCAAGCGTTTTGATACTTTTTAGTGGTGTTTTATATGCAGAAACAGAACCGAATAACTCCTGTATAACATCCGATCCGATACTTGCATTTGGAATTTATACGGGTTCTGATATAGGCTCCAGTAGTGAAGGTGACAGAGATTATTTCTCCTTCGATGTTCCGGCAAACGGGACATTACAAGTGACTGTCAATAATCATACAAATAAACTTTTGAACTACTCTGCACTTACATCACCTCTATGCCCATCTTCAAAGGTAGGATATATAGGGAACAATGCATCAAAAGTTTTTACGATCCCATCAACATTAACAGGAAGATATATCATTTTCTTAGAGGGAGATAGCGATAATGTTGCTAATACCTATGATATCTCTGCTGTTTTTACCCCAAATGTCCCATCTGTCGGTAATGACTTAAAAGTAACAAAAGTAGCAAATGTACAAGAGGCACTGATTTATGATCCTTTTTACTATACGATCAGTGTTAGTAATATCGGAGATCAAAATGTAACAGATATAAATCTTACCGATACACTTCCTGATCGTATGAAAGCCAATCTTGATATGATAAACGGTCTTACAACCGATTGGACTTGTATGGATGAGAACAATGATACAACGGGTGAAGTAGGAGGGGTAATCACATGTACTTTCGATAATGTGCTTCGCCCGGGGGATGTTTCTATCTTCAATTTCCATGTACGTGCTCCTGATAAGAATGGAACAATCATAAATACTATAGAGGTTAACAGCTCACTGCCTGATGTTGATCCAACCAACAATATAGATACGGAAACTACATTCATTACCAATGAAGTTGGTACCGCTGAACACCTCTGTTACACAGAACGAACTGAGATCCTTAATTCAGATTATAATGCTAGCTGTGAAATGAAAGGTAACTTCTACTATGGAAACGACTGTGAAGCCTACGTATTGGTCAGAGAGTACAATGCAACTACGATACTGAGTGATATCAAAGTCTATAAAATGTACGCGCCTGAGACAAAAGGTGGTTCATGTGAGTATTCTGCTACAACATCAGGAGGGGGATCATCAGGTGAATGTAACGATATTACCAACGTAAATGATTATGGATCTTATACTGAAGGATATGCCGTTGATATTAATAAAAACCTAGTAAATAATGTTCAAATATTATTAAAGGACAAGAAGACGTATAATACCCCTAGGATAGATGGTATTGCTATGTTTGGTGACTACATCACCGAATTAGGTTTTCATCATACAGGCCGTATTTATGAGTGTAACGGAACGAGTGAAGGGGGAGTCGAGATCACGACAAAAGCAGACCTGATCGATACACCAATCGATGCCGGCAATGCTCTTACATACAATATGTACACCTCAGATACTGACGGTTCACTTAAGTTTATCCAAACAATGACTGCAGGTGCACCAAGCAGGGATGTCATTGGAGTACACCTTAGCAAAGAAGGTGTAGCAATACCTTATCTGACCGATACCGGCATTCCGTATACTATTGTTCCGTATATGTCAAATAATACATGTTCACTGGCACTGGATAACATCATAGATCCAAATAGCGGGCAGCAACTGGTCATCGAAGTACCGTCGGGCTTTTACTCTTCACAAGGACAGATGATCGTACCGGCCGAAGTTTCAAAAATTTCCAGAATGCAATTGATCTTTGTTGATCCAAACTCATTGAGTATTGAAGGACAGAACTGTCTGGCGAACAGTAGTACAACAGGTAACTTTGCAAGACTCGCACAGTGTGTTAACTCCGAAGTACAGTATAAAACTGCCTTTGGTCAAGATGCATGGGACCGCTGTGGTATGGATGGGGGGAAACCGTGTCTATCAGATAATGGTGGATATGCTGATCCAGGCGATCCTTCATTTGACCCGACAACTGACGGTATCTATGTCAATGAACTCGGATGTTATATGTGTACGTTTAACATCCAGCCTTCATGTACCACAGACAATTTTGCCATCCGCCCGGATCGTATGGAGATCGGTATGACAGATCCTGATGCACCGGATCTGCTAAGATCGGCAAAACCTTATAGTCTCTCGTTAACCGCAAAATATCCGGTAGACGGTATCTATCCAAACGGTTCATCTATTCCTACAAGTACAGTAGTTTCAGGCTATACTGTGCAAAGCCACAACTACAATAGTGATCTTGACTCTGACGTAATACGTTATTTTAAAAACGGACTCCCTGATACAGCAGGGGTTTTAGCCGGAACTTCCGATGTAAATATTACTCAACTGGCTTTTATGGTCGGAGGTCTTTCAAGTCTAAGCCCATTTGGACCAACTACCACTCCCGGTATGCCGGATGAATCAGTAAGTGTTAAATACACAGATGTAGGAACCATTGAGCTTAATATTTATGATAAGGAATGGGCAGCAATAGATAATGATGATACTCCAATGGATTGTAATACCAGTCATGCCCATACATATATCTGTACGTATGACCAGGTAACCTTTATTCCCGATTCTTTCAAAGTAGATAATATCGTTTTAAGAAATCATAGAGACAGTAACTTCACCTACCTGTCCAATGATCTAAATATGTCTGCACCTACTGATGTGACGATTAGTGCGATCAATGCAGATGGTGATGTAACTCAGAACTTCAGACAGGGAAGTCTATTCTATGAAAATCCTGTACGTGTTGACCTCAATGTTACCGAGTGGAATCCGGCACTTTCAAACAACCACCCATTAGATAATGATCTTGTGATACATGATATTCCAACAGAACAACTTCTCGGATTTGGTGGGGATGATGCCAACGGTACACATAACATCACTTGGGACGAGAGTAATACAAGTCAACGCTTGTTATTCAACTATGCGCGGGATAATAATCAACCGGTCAATCCGTTCAGAGTACCGGAAAGTGATGTCAATATCTCTGTAGCCTCTACCTATACCAGTACAACCGGGAATACTGCTATCATCACAGGAAACGGTGTGGAAAATGATGATCGCAATGCTACTTTCTACTATGGCCGTGCAAAGTCTTCTCAGGACTTTTATGATGTTGAAGGTACAGTTGCCACCACACCGATCACTATGCTAGTGTACTGTGATCAATTCCCGACTTGTACATTCTTCCCAAACACTATACAGCTTACAGGACAAACAGACTTAAGTAATTGGTGGCTTTCGCTTGATCATAATGTAACATTGGGTGATGGGAATATTACGCTAGAAAATCCGCCTACTGTTGCATTGGGTAGCGGTACAGCTACCGTGGATACGGATGTAAACATCGATACAAATGCACAAGATGGCACTATTCAAGTGGTGAGAACCGATTCTGGTTCGGTTTCGGTGACATTTGATATACTCCTCGATGTTTCAACTCCTACGAGCACAAACTCATGGGTTATCTATAATGCAGATAGTCCTATATTACCTCCGGATCCATTCTATAAGGTTCGTTTTACCGGAGAATCAGGATGGGCAGGTATTGGTGAGACAGGACATGTACTTGACATTAATGCAAGTACTACCAAAACAAAAAGGTTGAACTGGTAA
- a CDS encoding type II secretion system protein → MRKAIAMIELIFAIVILGIVLMSAPMLISTATQSSYVSLQQEGIASASAEIGMILTHQWDEGDTDNTRTASVLVTNGNADLNQEINGTIPTGRRAGTPSSSSRRFTDSLGGAIDATSPANLGSEGGDMDDIDDFITAATAALQDVESTSTLTGDILDKDITVAVNVRYLNDNPGGSSYAGSSNTLTYNLPFANGNAALGSSNIKQVQVRIENASTEEALQKDIVLNAFSCNIGTYQLNQVVFP, encoded by the coding sequence ATGAGAAAAGCCATTGCGATGATAGAGTTGATCTTTGCAATCGTCATCCTTGGTATTGTACTGATGTCAGCTCCTATGCTGATCTCTACAGCAACACAAAGCAGTTATGTTTCATTGCAGCAAGAAGGAATTGCCTCTGCATCAGCAGAGATCGGTATGATCCTGACACATCAATGGGATGAAGGGGATACAGATAATACACGAACAGCTTCTGTCCTGGTCACCAATGGAAATGCTGATCTTAACCAAGAGATTAACGGGACAATCCCGACAGGAAGAAGAGCCGGTACACCTAGTTCCAGCAGTCGACGCTTTACCGATTCATTAGGAGGAGCGATCGACGCAACTTCACCAGCCAACTTAGGCTCAGAAGGTGGAGACATGGATGATATCGACGACTTTATCACCGCTGCTACTGCTGCTTTACAAGATGTAGAATCTACTTCTACCTTAACTGGAGATATTCTTGACAAAGATATCACCGTTGCAGTCAATGTACGCTATCTCAATGATAATCCTGGAGGCAGCAGCTATGCAGGTTCAAGCAATACGCTCACTTATAACTTACCTTTTGCAAACGGTAATGCTGCACTTGGGAGCTCGAATATCAAGCAAGTTCAGGTTCGGATTGAAAATGCGAGTACGGAAGAGGCATTACAAAAAGATATTGTGCTCAATGCTTTCTCTTGTAATATCGGTACCTATCAACTCAATCAGGTGGTATTTCCATGA
- a CDS encoding prepilin-type N-terminal cleavage/methylation domain-containing protein, with protein MKHFNQKSNTTHAFTMLELVVVIVVLGILAAMAMPRMERDTQQEAADHILSKIRYTQHLALNDYKQRFDDHRWQRRFWRIIFSSCSGGDQYYMIGSDDDMSGSDNAYFSENEAAIDPITGKPIFWENTRSCSNGGDGTVSEDIFLTYKFGITNVTNSCGAEHIAFDHLGRPYHGATFSNANAVDYEGYLDQRCTFTFTLSDGNTFQISVEPETGYAYIEGQNAS; from the coding sequence ATGAAACATTTTAATCAAAAATCCAATACTACACATGCATTTACAATGTTAGAGCTTGTTGTTGTAATTGTCGTTTTAGGTATTCTGGCAGCTATGGCAATGCCTAGGATGGAAAGAGATACGCAACAAGAAGCAGCTGACCATATCCTCTCTAAGATTCGCTATACTCAGCACCTGGCACTCAACGACTATAAACAGCGTTTTGACGACCACCGATGGCAGCGTCGTTTCTGGCGTATAATATTTAGCAGCTGCAGCGGCGGTGATCAGTACTACATGATAGGAAGTGATGATGATATGTCAGGTTCTGATAATGCTTACTTTTCTGAGAATGAAGCAGCGATTGATCCTATCACAGGAAAACCTATTTTTTGGGAAAATACCAGATCATGTTCTAATGGCGGTGATGGAACAGTAAGTGAAGATATTTTTCTTACTTATAAGTTCGGTATCACTAATGTCACTAACTCATGTGGAGCTGAGCATATCGCATTTGATCACTTGGGAAGACCTTACCACGGTGCAACATTTAGCAATGCAAATGCAGTAGACTATGAAGGATACCTTGATCAAAGATGCACCTTTACTTTCACACTCTCAGATGGAAATACTTTTCAAATCAGTGTAGAGCCTGAAACCGGATATGCATATATTGAAGGGCAAAATGCCTCTTAA
- a CDS encoding prepilin-type N-terminal cleavage/methylation domain-containing protein translates to MISSIRHQKAFSLVELVIVITILGIVASIGSQIIVQVYESYVTQRAVHRSSVKTELAITQLVNRLTYSLPRTVIARHDNGASFVPIESIPDGDTVHNTLEWIAYDADGFDAVGNSPTTGQLRRPAWSGYADVTASTKDSLSTPGSRLGALGNIISNLSSGNSGIANSAILFPDTFDAYTVGYAGGVSAENIHRVSLGNDTTLTLNAIAGSRTIKEHYQLAWTAYAVVPENQHTMPGTEGDVWDLRLYYDYQPWEGENYTNGKSQILIRNVSVFNFTGSGSTIRLKLCQRENIGENLTINSCKEKAVIR, encoded by the coding sequence ATGATAAGCTCTATAAGACATCAAAAAGCATTCTCTTTAGTTGAGCTAGTAATTGTAATCACCATACTTGGTATTGTAGCATCGATCGGTTCTCAAATCATTGTACAAGTCTATGAAAGTTATGTCACCCAAAGAGCAGTTCATCGTAGCAGTGTAAAAACAGAACTGGCGATTACTCAACTGGTCAATAGACTCACCTACAGTTTACCTCGTACGGTCATTGCAAGACACGACAACGGAGCAAGCTTTGTCCCAATCGAAAGTATTCCTGATGGAGATACCGTACACAATACGCTTGAGTGGATAGCCTATGATGCTGATGGTTTTGATGCCGTAGGCAATTCACCTACGACAGGACAGCTTAGAAGACCTGCATGGAGTGGATATGCTGATGTAACAGCAAGTACAAAAGATTCTCTTTCTACACCGGGATCAAGACTCGGTGCACTGGGAAATATCATCAGTAATCTTTCCTCAGGTAATTCAGGAATAGCAAATAGTGCGATACTTTTCCCGGATACCTTTGACGCTTATACCGTAGGTTATGCCGGTGGTGTAAGTGCTGAAAACATACATAGAGTATCCTTGGGGAATGATACTACCCTTACACTTAATGCTATTGCAGGGAGCAGAACTATTAAAGAACACTATCAGCTTGCCTGGACAGCTTATGCTGTTGTACCTGAAAATCAACATACAATGCCTGGTACGGAGGGCGATGTATGGGATCTTAGACTCTATTATGACTATCAACCATGGGAAGGAGAAAACTATACCAATGGTAAAAGCCAAATCCTTATACGGAATGTAAGTGTTTTTAACTTTACCGGTTCAGGAAGTACGATCCGTTTAAAACTTTGTCAAAGGGAAAATATCGGAGAAAACCTTACAATCAACAGTTGTAAAGAAAAGGCGGTAATACGATGA
- the hpf gene encoding ribosome hibernation-promoting factor, HPF/YfiA family — translation MNTSITGRHFELTDAIKSYAEAAIEGLEKYNLDIISANTVISANEKNGKKGFSTEFIINLKDKNTLVITQNDKDVYAAIDLAIERMKKALRRHSEKIKDHKIMSFKDLGEEAEAVSEMSVEDAEIVPMDLELHKPLDFEEAIEALMAEKKRQFIVFNDHDGNMRVMYKRADGRFGLY, via the coding sequence ATGAATACAAGTATTACAGGAAGACACTTTGAACTAACAGATGCAATCAAATCCTATGCTGAAGCTGCGATTGAAGGGCTAGAAAAATATAATCTCGATATTATCTCAGCAAATACTGTAATCTCAGCCAATGAGAAAAACGGTAAAAAGGGTTTCAGTACAGAGTTCATCATCAACCTTAAAGATAAAAATACACTTGTAATCACACAGAATGACAAAGATGTATATGCGGCTATTGACCTTGCGATCGAAAGAATGAAAAAGGCGCTCAGAAGACACTCTGAAAAGATCAAAGACCACAAGATTATGAGTTTTAAAGACCTTGGAGAAGAAGCTGAAGCTGTAAGTGAGATGAGTGTAGAAGATGCTGAAATCGTACCGATGGATCTTGAACTACATAAACCTCTTGATTTTGAGGAGGCGATCGAAGCACTTATGGCAGAAAAAAAACGACAGTTCATTGTATTTAACGATCATGATGGAAATATGAGAGTTATGTATAAAAGGGCTGATGGCAGATTTGGATTATATTAA
- a CDS encoding type II secretion system protein, giving the protein MMKTQRKAFSLITAIFLIVLMSSIAILVMSLSGKIIKETTGQYKKEQAMLLAKSYTELAIMTVTANDRNATGNCITDINANVGSNDPTSTGEGYRVRTRISYIGAAGDIQSCADTRELDNPSVGNNELNIIVDVYVEYKDITQGDITNSPWITYHRRTLQKI; this is encoded by the coding sequence ATGATGAAAACACAAAGAAAAGCATTTTCTCTCATTACAGCAATTTTTCTGATCGTATTGATGTCCTCTATTGCCATTTTAGTGATGAGCCTTTCAGGTAAAATCATTAAAGAGACAACCGGTCAGTATAAAAAAGAGCAAGCCATGCTCTTGGCAAAAAGCTATACTGAACTGGCGATTATGACAGTTACTGCAAATGATAGAAACGCTACAGGCAACTGTATTACAGATATCAACGCAAATGTAGGTTCAAATGATCCCACATCTACAGGTGAAGGGTACCGAGTACGTACGCGTATAAGTTATATAGGTGCAGCCGGTGATATCCAATCATGTGCAGATACGCGTGAACTTGATAATCCAAGTGTAGGAAATAATGAGCTTAATATCATTGTTGATGTCTATGTTGAGTATAAAGATATCACTCAAGGAGATATCACTAACTCTCCATGGATCACATATCATAGAAGGACACTACAAAAGATATGA
- a CDS encoding outer membrane protein assembly factor BamD encodes MLQMIRTIGVGMFLSFLLVGCGNDESTVEEFNKPALYWYQKIAKNISGGYLDKADAYYISLKSEHMRSPMMPAAIIMLAHAHMSKEEYLLANFYLDEYNKRYGAGSNREYIEFLKIKASFLGIKDVYKDQKLIEDTVTNAKTFINRYPGSEYQPLVNTMLVRLYMTQYLLNENIAALYDRTGKDEAAKIYRDKNKGSVVQQSDITPPEQGIIGAVFD; translated from the coding sequence ATGTTACAGATGATTAGAACAATAGGTGTAGGGATGTTTTTATCCTTTTTATTAGTAGGGTGTGGAAACGATGAAAGTACGGTTGAAGAGTTTAATAAACCTGCACTTTACTGGTATCAGAAGATAGCAAAGAATATCTCCGGGGGATACTTGGATAAAGCTGATGCCTATTATATTTCTCTCAAAAGCGAACATATGCGCTCTCCTATGATGCCTGCTGCAATCATTATGTTGGCACATGCTCATATGAGCAAAGAGGAGTATCTGCTCGCAAACTTTTACCTGGATGAATATAATAAACGATATGGTGCAGGAAGCAATCGTGAGTATATAGAGTTTTTGAAAATAAAAGCCTCTTTTTTGGGGATCAAGGATGTTTATAAAGATCAAAAGTTGATCGAAGATACCGTTACAAATGCCAAGACGTTTATCAACCGTTACCCGGGATCTGAATATCAGCCTTTAGTAAACACGATGTTGGTTAGGCTCTATATGACACAATATCTTCTGAATGAAAATATCGCTGCACTGTATGATCGTACGGGAAAAGATGAAGCTGCAAAAATATACAGAGATAAAAATAAAGGTTCAGTAGTTCAGCAAAGTGATATTACACCGCCTGAACAGGGGATTATAGGTGCTGTATTTGATTGA
- the recG gene encoding ATP-dependent DNA helicase RecG, with the protein MEEAKQLFKKLKIYSLLDLALIIPSSYNDTTLSTNFQLGKVGTYEATVKDVSVIGGKLRVNFILKPSGRYLSSTFFRTAPYHHKLFTVGSHHYIQGRLEEFRGYLQMSQPKSVKEVGKITPKYKTVLKESEIRALIECYINEQNLYNEGLDSKEVATLMRIHFPKSIDELYENGTYKNEIVAVMKFIEAYNHLKKLKGKRIDFPSLHALHGKIEPFVKSLPFTLTQEQQNVIAQIKQDLAREDRAAKRMVVGDVGSGKTMVILASVMMALPYKSILMAPTSLLALQLYEEACKYLPKEVKVSLVMQGRNKGDYREADFIIGTHALLYKEDLPDAALVMIDEQHRFGTQQRQGLEVLASKGGAKRAHIIQFSATPIPRTQAMMDSALLDVSLITTTPFEKDITTQTISKTDFPDLLTHIKEEIAEDHQVLIIYPLVEESSEVPYQSLDESRGFWESKFEHVYVTHGKDKEKEEVLLEFREKGNILLATTVVEVGISLPRLTLIVIVGAERLGLATLHQLRGRVGRNGLKSWCYLYSHAPANERLIQFSKTTNGFDIAKLDLKFRNSGDILDGTIQSGQKFRWLDMAEDEEIIQKAKNRLGK; encoded by the coding sequence GTGGAAGAGGCAAAGCAGCTTTTTAAAAAGCTAAAGATATATTCCTTGCTTGATCTTGCACTGATCATTCCGTCCTCCTACAACGATACCACACTCTCAACAAATTTCCAACTAGGTAAAGTCGGGACGTATGAAGCTACGGTTAAAGATGTGAGTGTCATTGGCGGCAAGTTAAGAGTCAATTTTATATTAAAGCCCTCAGGAAGATATCTCTCTTCTACATTTTTTCGTACTGCTCCTTATCATCATAAACTATTTACAGTTGGTTCACACCATTATATACAAGGACGTTTAGAGGAGTTTCGCGGTTATCTTCAGATGTCTCAACCAAAATCGGTAAAAGAAGTAGGTAAGATCACCCCTAAGTATAAAACCGTGCTTAAAGAAAGTGAGATAAGAGCATTGATTGAGTGTTATATAAATGAACAGAACCTTTACAATGAGGGGTTGGATTCTAAAGAGGTAGCGACACTTATGCGGATTCATTTTCCAAAAAGCATTGATGAATTGTATGAAAACGGAACGTACAAAAATGAAATTGTAGCTGTAATGAAGTTCATTGAAGCCTATAATCATCTGAAAAAACTAAAGGGTAAAAGGATTGACTTTCCTTCACTCCATGCACTACATGGTAAGATTGAGCCATTTGTCAAGAGTTTACCGTTTACACTAACTCAAGAACAGCAAAATGTCATTGCACAGATTAAGCAGGACTTGGCCAGAGAAGATAGGGCAGCCAAGCGTATGGTAGTAGGTGATGTAGGCTCAGGAAAAACGATGGTAATACTTGCTTCAGTGATGATGGCACTGCCGTACAAGAGTATCTTGATGGCACCTACTTCTCTTTTAGCACTGCAGCTTTATGAAGAAGCATGCAAATATTTGCCTAAAGAGGTAAAAGTCTCTTTGGTGATGCAGGGACGTAACAAAGGAGATTATCGCGAAGCAGATTTTATTATCGGTACCCATGCACTTCTCTATAAAGAAGATCTGCCAGATGCAGCATTGGTCATGATCGATGAACAGCACCGATTTGGTACACAGCAAAGACAGGGGCTTGAGGTACTAGCAAGTAAAGGTGGAGCGAAACGTGCACATATTATCCAGTTTTCTGCTACTCCTATTCCAAGAACACAGGCGATGATGGATTCAGCGTTACTTGATGTCAGTCTTATCACTACGACACCGTTTGAAAAGGATATTACAACACAAACTATAAGTAAGACAGATTTCCCAGACCTACTGACTCATATCAAAGAAGAGATAGCCGAAGATCATCAGGTATTGATCATCTATCCGCTTGTCGAAGAGAGTAGTGAGGTTCCATACCAATCCTTAGATGAGAGCAGAGGATTTTGGGAGAGTAAATTTGAACATGTGTATGTTACTCATGGTAAGGATAAGGAGAAAGAAGAGGTATTGCTGGAGTTTAGAGAAAAAGGCAATATACTACTTGCAACGACCGTAGTAGAGGTTGGTATTTCTCTTCCAAGACTTACATTGATTGTTATTGTAGGTGCTGAAAGATTGGGATTGGCTACGCTTCATCAGCTTCGTGGTAGAGTAGGACGTAACGGATTAAAAAGCTGGTGCTATCTCTACAGTCATGCACCAGCCAATGAACGATTGATTCAATTTTCTAAAACAACCAACGGTTTTGATATCGCTAAACTTGACTTGAAATTTCGTAACAGCGGGGATATCTTGGATGGTACGATACAGAGCGGCCAGAAGTTCAGATGGCTGGATATGGCTGAAGATGAAGAGATCATACAAAAAGCTAAAAATAGATTGGGAAAGTGA